The DNA segment GAATAACGAATCGGGAATCAGGTCAGCGGAGGTCAGCCTGGTTTTGACCACAGGAGCCAAAATATCGACATCCCACTGGGCTTGAGAAAGGTCTTCCTTGCATCCCGAAAAGATGGTCAAGCCAATAATTACACAGAGAAAAACGGCAGAAAATAAACTCTTCATCAGCTATGTCCAAAAGTAAAAAATAACGCGGCTTCGGCCGATTCAATTCCTGCGAGAGGAATTTGTGAGAATCTGGGTTGTGCTTACAGAACTACTAAGGTTGGTGATTGATTTGTTAATACCCGTACTTGGTTTTCCAAAGTTCTTTTAGCCGTTTGCGGTCAGCAAGTTCGCGGGCGTTGTTCTGTGGTTCGTAGAGTCTGCTTCCAGCGATTTCGGACGGCAAGTACTCAAGATTCACGAAGTTGTTTTCGTGATCATGAGCATAGTCGTAATCCTTCCCGTATCCAATTTGTTTCATCAATTTGGTAGGAGCATTGCGCAAATGCAACGGAACATTCAGGTCTCCAGATTCGGCCACCAGTTGTTTAGCGGTTTTTATTGCCTTGTAGGTTGCGTTGCTTTTTGGAGAATTCGCGAGGTAAATAGCTGTCTGCGATAAGATTATTTCTGCTTCCGGATAACCAATAACGTTAATGGCCTGAAAGCATCCATTGGCCAGCACGAGAGCAGTAGGATTTGCAGCGCCAATGTCCTCAGACGCCAATATAAGCATACGTCTTGCAATGAATTTCGGGTCTTCTCCTCCAGCAATCATTCTCGCCAACCAGTAAACGGATGCGTTCGGGTCGCTGCCACGCATTGATTTAATGAACGCTGAGACCACATCGTAATGATTTTCTCCTTCCTTGTCGTACTTGGACATGGTGTTTTGAAGACATTCTGTGGCAAAAGCATTGGTAATCGAGACGGTTTTATTCGAATTGGAGTTGACAATCAATTCAAGATTGTTCAGCAATTTTCTGGCATCGCCTCCTGAAAACCGCAGCATCGCCTCGCTTTCAGCAATCTTTATTTTTTTGTTCGTAGAGCTTTCCATTTCGAGACGCCCTTTTTCCATCAGTGTCTCGAGATCAGAGCGTTCTAGCGATTTGAGAATGTAAACTTGGCACCGGGACAATAGTGCTGAAATCACTTCGAAAGACGGATTTTCGGTAGTTGCACCTATCAATGTCACCAAGCCCTTTTCCACAGCACCAAGTAGCGAATCTTGCTGCGATTTGCTGAACCTATGAATCTCATCGATAAATAGAATGGGCTTGCCATTTTGCGAAAACATTCCCTGATTCTTTGCCTTGTCAATCACTTCACGCACATCCTTTACACCAGAGTTGATGGCGCTGAGGTTGAAGAACGGCCGATTCATTGTGGCCGAAATGATATTGGCCAAAGTTGTTTTTCCAGTTCCTGGAGGTCCCCAAAGAATCATCGAAGGGATTTGACCAGAACCGATGGCCGTTCTCAATACCGAGTTTTTACCCACCAAATGTGCTTGCCCAACATACTCGTCTAAAGTAGCGGGCCTTAAACGCTCGGCTAACGGTGATTCAAGACTCATGTGAGCTTCAGTAATGTTGTGCTTATTTCTCCTCGGAATCTGATTCCGATTCTTTAGCAGGCTTTTTAGCTTTCTTTTCCTTCGGCTCTTTTTCCGCCTCTTCAGGTTGTGATTCCTGCTCTTCTTCCACGCAATGAACGTCTGCAAGTGTTTTTGCCTCTTTGCTTCCCAGTTCTGCCGCTGCTGCAAGATCCTTGCATGCCGTTTTTGGTTTGCCAGATTCAATCTTTGCTTTTGCCCTATGAAGGAAAGCATCCGAAAACTGAGGGTCAAGTTTTATTGCTTTGCTGAAATCTTTGACAGCATCCTTGTCGTTTCCCTGCAGCAGAAGGATTTGACCTCGATCATCGTGATATGTGGCTGTGTTTTCACTCAATTCAATGGCTTTAGTGAAATCTGAGATTGCGCCAGCAGTATCTGTCAAAGCAAGTTTTGTCCATGCTCGGTGGTTGTACGCTTCGTGGAATTCGGGAACCATACTGATGGCCTGATCATAATCTGGTAAAGCCAATTCGTGCTGGTTATTGAGGCTTCTTGCGTGTGCCCGACTTTCATATGCATTCGGATAGTCGGGTTTCAGTTCAATTACTTTACTGAAATCTGCAATTGCTCTCCGAAGATCTTTTCTCTCTACGTAGCAGAAACCGCGGTAATTGTACGCCTTTATCAACGTTGGATCCAGCTCCAGCGCTTTGTCAAAATCAATGATGGCGTTCATATAATCGGCAAGTCGCATGTAAGTTGAACCGCGCATGATGTACGCTTCGAAATAGTCTGGTTTCAACTCCAACGCTTTATTGAAGAAACCGAGCGCCTTCTCATCTTCACCTCTGTTAGTGTGAAGCAGACCTTGAATAAAATTGTCCTTAGATGTTTGACAGTTTGCGTTGAAATGGCCAAGGAAAACCAACCCAATTGCTAGAAGGATGAAGTAGGAAAAGGGCTTCTTGGTGAGCGCCATATCTATTAATTCTGAAGTGCTAAGAGTGCTTCTTTCGCTCGCATCACACCATTTTCGTAAGCTCTAGCCAGATCCTGAATTCCCTTTTCATTGTTGTGCAATTGCAGGTAAGTAATTCCTCGGTTGAAAAACGCCTTGCCATCAGATGGATTCACGTCTAGCGCACGCGTGAAATCATCAATCGCTCCTTGATGGTTTTTCAATTGCAGCTTCACAACTCCTCTGTTTGTGTACAGTTCACAATCTTCATTGTTCAATTGAATCGCACGATCCAGGTCTTCAATTGCTTTTTCAAACGAACCAAGAATTGTTGCTATTTGTGCTCGATTGAATAACGCGTCTTCGTGATTGGGATTGATGTCCAACGCGGCCGTGAAATCGGAATATGCAGCACTTATTTCGTTAGCGAAAAAATAGGCTAAACCTCTGTTATAAAGAATATCAGAGTTGTTGGCATCAAGCTTCAACGCCTCCGAATAGTCATTTGCCGCGCCATCGAAGTCTTTGGATTCAAACTTCAGATCACCATCGGTAATAAACTGTTCGGCACTTTTCATGTTCAAATTATTGGTTACAGCGCGACTGAATGTAATCGTTCGCTTCGGCTTGTCCCATTTCGCCTGCCAAATACCAGTCTATACAGGCTCCTGCATTATCGCCTACCAGGCTTTTGCATACGCCTCTGTTCATGTATGCAGAGCCATATTCAGCATCTATTAGAATCGCTTTGTTAAAATCGTCAATGGCACCATAGTAGTCCTTTAGTTCACGCTTGGCGAAACCACGATTATGAAGTGCGGTTTTGTTTTTCTCATTAATGTTAATGGCATAGTTGTACGATTTCATCGCTTCTATGTAGTCTGCCGGTTGTTGAAAGAAATATGCATCGCCCATCCGCACGTATGCCAGTTCGTTCTTTGGGTCTAATTCAATAGCCTTCTTGCAGTCTTCAATGGCACTTTTGTAGTCTTTCATGTCTACGTAAATCGCACTTCGCAGAGCGTATGCGGCACTATTCGCCTCATCCAATTGAATGACCTTATTAAAATCCTGAATGGCTAGAATTCCTTTTCCTGAACCGTATTTCGCCTCGCCACGTTTTAGTAGGTAAGTGGTGTTTTCTTTATCTCCAGCAATGGCTTTGTTGAATGCGTCTATTGCTTCAGCATAATTTTTAGATTCCAACTGTGTAAGCCCAGTTTTAAAAGACTCTTCGGCTGTTTGAGAATAGGTAAGTGTGCAAACGAGGGCAAAACTGATGACAAGTACGAGTTGCTTCATGAATAAATTGGCTTTTGAGCGGCCAAAAATACTCAACTGAATAAATGAACTGGAGTTTTTTTAAGCCGAATAGTTCAGCTTAATGTTCACAATATTCAGAATATGACGCCATCGCTACCATATAACCCAGTTTTTGAGCTTTTAGAATATCATCGCAAGCACCGTTGATGTCGCCTTTCAAGAATTTGATCTCACCTCGTAGAGTATACGTTTTTGCGTAAGCAGGGTCGAGTTTGGCAGCCGTGTCAAGGTCTTTGATGGCTGCGTTGTAGTTCTTCACTTCCTTGAGCGCTAAACCTCTGCCCAAGTACGAATCCTTGTCGCTTGGATTCAATTCAATGGCAGTTGTGTAATCAGTGATGGCTCCACTGAAATCATTCAATTTTCTTTTAGCTCGACCTCGATTGGCATAAGCATCGCTATAATCACCTTTTAGAGCAATAGCGATATTGTAATCTTTCAATGCACCGTAGTAATCGTCCAATTCATCTTTCACATATCCTCGATAGTTGAAAGCCTTAATGTATCTTGGGTCAAGTTCAATGGCCTTGTTCAGGTCGTTAAGCGCCCCTCTAAAATCTTGGGTTTTGGCTTTGGTTTCGGCTTTACGATAATATTCCTGCGCTGTTTGGGCTTGACCAAACACGCAAGAGAAAGTAATCAACAGAGTGAACAAATACCGCACAGCGGTAAAAGTATTACAAATTCGAATCCAAGCATTTTGTCAGCAATGGATTCGCTACACGTTTTTCCGAATTCTTAAAGTTCAGTGTTCTACGGAATAGGAAATTGGAGCTTGACTAATGCAAACTGATCGGCACTACTCAATCGAGATCATTCGTTTTTTGATAGTTTGACCTTTACCCAAAATCTGATGGGGTCAGCGTATTTGTTGTAGGAAGTTGAGTTACGCATGGCCATTCCAGCGGCAGTGCTTCCTGTTGGGCTGTTCATACCGTAAGGGTCAGAAGAGTTTGTCCTTCCCATCGCCCTATCGCCTGCAGTAACTCCCTGGTTTGCCTGTGTCACATCTGCTTGAGAAAGTGCACGGTCATTCTGAGGAAACTCATATCCACCAGTTTCAAAGCCAACAGAAATCACGTCTTCTTGTGCTGTGAAAAGCTCAACAGGTATAATGGCGCGATAGACCAATGAACGCGTGCTGTCAAAACTCAATGAAACCGTAATTCCTTTCGTTTCTACCTTATTGAAAATAGGAGTGGTAACGTCACCCAATTTTACATATCCGTCAGTCGGGATCATTTGATCAAGTCTTTCTCTGCCAAGCAGTATGCTTTGGTCGTAATCGTTGCCATATTCTTCCAATTCTGAAACCGGAACTTTATCTGAATAGACCGGAAATTGAATTTCATTCTTCTGTTTGTTCTTCGCGGTTCCGTCAATGAAAAGTCGCAGTCCAGTTGTAAGGATTTTTTGGATTGTGAGTTGGTCCATCACATCAAAAGAGACGTAAAGATTCTTTTCATCGTTCTCAATATTGTATCTGATTTTCGAATCGGCATGGTAAAAGCGAAAAGCAGAAGACTTGGTTTGTGGTTTCTTCCAATTGCTTTCGTAAAGTTTATTCGAACAACCGAAGGAAATGATTGCGATTAAAAGAAGGATGATCGTGTTTCTCATGTTGCTGCAAAGGTTCAAATTTCATCGGATTCTTTGCCGTTTTACAGAAACAGGAAAGACTGCCCGAAAGCAGCCTTCCCATCACCCAACCAAACAACTCTTTATTCCATTACCATCGCCAACTCTGCAAGTCGAATGAATTCAGCCCGTCTGCCGTCTTCATCACTTCCTTTGCTTTTTTCGGCCATGTCAATGACTCTTTGGATTTGCCCTAACCGTTGGGCTTTTTCCAGTTCTTTGTCCAATAGGATCATTCCGAACTGAGCAAGCGCAGCTGAAAACCGCATATTGACTGAACTTGAGTCAAGTTCGGCACTTTGGTTTGCCAACGGTTTGATCAAAAGTTTACTCACGTCTCCATCAGGTTTTTTGTATCGCAGTTTGACGGTCAATAGCTCATCGTCATTTCCAGCTGCAAGCACGGGCTTAGCAAGTTGGTATTTCAGCGTGTCGACCAATGGACGGCCATCGGGTAGAATGCTTCCTGCAGGAATCACTTCGTAGAGGGCTGTCACCGTATGACCAGCACCCAATTCGCCAGCATCTTTCCGGTCATCGTTGAAGTCTTCTGCTGCCAAACGTCTGTTCTCATATCCGATAAGTCGATATGCCAACACATTCCCAGGATTGAACTCAACTTGGATCTTTACATCCTTGGCAATGGCGAAAAGCGTTCCCCAGAATTCCTGCACCAATACTTTTTGAGCTTCTTGAAGATTGTCGATGTAGGCAAAGTTGCCGTTGCCTTTATCGGCCAGTTTCTCCATTTTCTGATCTTGAAAATTTCCGGTCCCAAATCCTAGAACCGTAAGAAATACACCAGATTCTCTCTTTTTCTCAATCAGTTTTTCCAATCCTTCATCCGAAGAAACGCCCACGTTGAAATCGCCATCTGTACAAAGGATCACGCGGTTGTTTCCTTTCTTGATGAATTCCTTTTCGGCAATAGAGTAAGCAAGTTCGATGCCTGCACCGCCTGCAGTAGAACCTCCTGAACTCAACCTATCAATAGCCTCAAGCAGCTGCTGTTTCTTGTCGCCTGAAGTTGAAGGTAGCACCAGCCCAGCAGCACCAGCATAGACCACAATCGAAATCTTGTCGGTTTCCTCCAACTCCTTCACAAGAAGTCGCAGTGATTGCTTCAGAAGGGGAAGTTTATCTTGGTCTGACATGGAGCCTGACACATCAATCAGAAAAATCAAGTTGTTCTTCGGACGTTCTTCCATTTGAAGTTCTTTACCCTGCAAACCGATGTGCACCAACTTATTTGCCGAATTCCAAGGACAGTCAGCTACTTCTGTTATAATGTTGAAAGGGTCTTCACCTTCAGGTTGAGGATAGTCGTATTTGAAGTAGTTGATCATTTCCTCAATTCTCACAACTTCCACGGGAGGTAATGAGCCCATATTCAAGCTTCTTCGGATCTGGCTGTATGAAGCCGCATCCACATCAATAGAGAAAGTCGAAAGTGGTTCTGCAAATACATTTTTGAATGATTGTTGCCTGTACAGATCATAGCCTGCGGTAAGTCCTTCTGGCTTCAGATGTTTCTTTTTCCTACTTGAATTATCCTCGCGGGCAGAAATAATTCTTAGATCTCGGAATCCAGCGCTAGTTGTAATAGAGACAACTCCACCATTGGCATCACCAAATTGTGCTGGAATTCCGCTTGTCAGCACCTGAACTTGTTCATAAGCCGCTTGTGGAAGCGATGAGCTTCCGCGGACTTTCACGCCATCGATGTAAGTGCTGGTTGAGCCATCGCGTGAACCTCGGATTAAACCGATTGAACCGTCATTGTTTTGCACTCCAGCAACCGTAGTTACTACGGATGCTGCTCCACGACCTGCCATCTTCTGGATGTTTGATCCAGAGACAATGGAATTCTTGGAGTTTCTTCGTGATGAGCTAGAAGTGTTGTCACCTGAAAGGAGGTTTCCACCACCATGTCTGTAAGGAAACAGACCATTGCTAGTTACGGTCATTGCAGAGCCACCATCTTTTTCTATCAGCGGAACCATATAGTTGACAATCTGAACTTCGTCCAGTTTGATGCCAGTCTGCAGATGGAAGTCTACCGAAATGTTCTGTTCGGCTTTTACGATAACTGATTGCTTCTCTTCAGCTTGAAAACCAACGCTTGATACTCTTAAGTTGTAAGGACCAGGCTGAAGTCCACGTATCTTGTACAGGCCGTCAAAATCGGTCGCCATGCCAGCTATTTGTTGACCGGATTGAAGAACTAATACACTCGCGAAAGGTATTGGTTCACCCTTTTCGTCTGTAACGATTCCGTAAATCCCTCCAGTTCCTATTTGGGCCAACGCCAATGATGTTATCATCAAGTGGCTGATAATGCCGAGTAATATTTGAATGAGCTTTTTCATGACTTATATTTTTTAGGGTTTGAGATGTGACCGTCCTGAGGAAGGCTTTTGCCGTCCGATGTTCAGGTCAGTTTCGAAAATGTTTTTTGGGGAAGATGAGGTCTTCCCAAGACCGAAGGTTATTTCTTGCTACGCCAACTCGTCAAGGCCAGGAAGCTTGTTGTATCAACAGATACGATGGCACCGGAATGGTTTGCGGGTTCTTTTCCGTGAAATTCAGATGGAGGAACACAGCATTCACAGATACAACCAAAGCCGCATGGTTTGATGCAATAAGGGCGATAGGCTGAACAGATCACAGAACTGAGTTGAACGCCCCAGCGCATTTCAATTGGTGGTATGCTGACCTCGTTTCCATCAATTCGAATATCTCGGATATACTTAGATGAGAACCCGACACTGGAAATCTTTAGGTCGTAAAGCCCTGATTCTACATTGCCCAGAATGAAATTTCCCTCAGCATCGGTGATGATGCCCGCTGAAATTTGCGAATTCTTCATCAACAGGATCGTGCATAATGGAATAGCCTCTTTCGATTCGCTGACCACGGTACCGAAAATGGCTCCAGCATGTACTTGAGCCAGCGTTGTGGAAGTAATCAGCAATTGACCAAGAACTCCCATTAAAATGTGTACTAGATTTTTCATGACTTTGAGTTTTAAGGGTTCATAAATCAGATGCGCGCCATCCATTCTATAAAGTTCCTCAAGTCAATCGCGATAATCAATTCATTGTAAAGCGATAAATTTCAAGTCTACGAGTACGGGTTTTAGTTTGGTTGACACTCATTTTGAACTAAAACAGGAATGCTAATAATCACCAATAAGCTCATATTTAAAACACAGGTGTTAATTACAGGTCCAAACTGGCAATAAGCACCGTTTCCGTGATTGAGATTGCGTGTGTTGATTACGTTTCAAGCAAATAATCTTGTTTCACGGTTCCTGAAAAATCTCTCGATTTTCAAGATTCAATTTGAAATAATTAGTACACTTGTACTATTATTGCAATCAATAATGGTTTTCTTGTACTAATGTCGGTTACTAAGGAGCGAATAATCACAACTGCTGTGGAGCTATTCAATGCGAAAGGCTTTGTAAGTGTGACCATGCGCGACCTTGCGAATGAGCTGGACATGAGTCTCGGAAATCTCACCTATCACTTCAAAAAGAAAGAGGAGTTGATGGAAGCCATTCACGACCGCATCATCGAAGAGCGGAATGTGATGCTCGATTCGGTGCAGATGATCCCTTCCATTGATAACATTCACAGACAGATGGTGCCGTTGCTTCAATTGTATGAACGCTACCGATTTCTACAGCAGGACATTCTGGAAGTGAGTAGAGCCTATCCGCATTTGGCAGAGATCATGCGTGGACAGTTCAAGAACCAGATCAGATATATCAAAGCCATCATCGATTACTCGGTTGGTTCTGGGAACATGAAGTCTGAAGCACGTTTGGGACAATACCAGCAATTGGCTGAAACGGTGTGGATGATCATCACATTCTGGCTAGCGCAACGGGAATTGCGTGATCAAAAAGGAAATCTTTACAACCAAGCACGAAGCGCCATTTGGAATTTGACCATTCCTTTGTTGACCGAAAAAGGCCTCGCCAATTTCAATAAGATTGATTTTAACGAAGAAGTAATAGCGAATTGAAATGCAGACAATTCAATCGAAAATAAACACGAACACACAGGTCTTTAAGGATAACCGAGAAGGCATGCTGAAGCTGCTAGAAAAGCTTGACGGCCATTTGGAAGAAAGCCGCTTTCAAGGACAGGAAAAGCACATCGCCAAGGCACGTTCGGAAGGAAAAATGCTGGCGCGGGAACGCCTTGATCTGGTTTTGGATCAAGACAGTCCATTCTTGGAATTGCTGCCCTTGGCAGGATTAGGCGGAAAAGGTTTCGGAACGGGCGGAACAACCGTTGGCGGCATCGGTATTGTGTGTGGTCGTTTGGTAATGATCGTGTCTAATGTTGGCACAAACAAAAGCGGTTCCATCGATTTTCCGACACTTCAGAAAGCAATGCGACTGAACGAAATCGCTGAGGAAAACGAATTGCCAAGCATCAGTTTGGTGGAAAGTTCGGGAGCCAATCTTCCCGATCAGGCTAAGATATTCAACCTCGGAGGAACCAATTTCCGCGACATTACTAGACGTTCCAAGAAAGGAATTCCGTCCATTTCGGTCGTGTTCGGTAACTCCACCGCTGGTGGCGCTTACATTCCTGGAATGTCTGATTATTCGATTTTCGTGAAGGATCAGGCAAAGGTTTTCCTCGCTGGTCCGCCATTGGTCAAAATGGCCACGAACGAAGTGGTGGATGACGAAACGCTCGGAGGTGCCAAAATGCACTCGACCATTTCGGGCGTTTCCGATTTTCTGGCGGAAGATGAATTGGATGGAATTCGAATTGCACGCGACCTGATCGCGACACTCAAACCCGCAAAAACGCATTTCCAACCCGAAGGATTGGCCGATGAGCCTGTTTACGACAAGGAGGAATTGCTCGGAATTGTGCCGCCAGATGTCAAA comes from the Flavobacteriales bacterium genome and includes:
- a CDS encoding tetratricopeptide repeat protein produces the protein MKSAEQFITDGDLKFESKDFDGAANDYSEALKLDANNSDILYNRGLAYFFANEISAAYSDFTAALDINPNHEDALFNRAQIATILGSFEKAIEDLDRAIQLNNEDCELYTNRGVVKLQLKNHQGAIDDFTRALDVNPSDGKAFFNRGITYLQLHNNEKGIQDLARAYENGVMRAKEALLALQN
- a CDS encoding TetR/AcrR family transcriptional regulator; translation: MSVTKERIITTAVELFNAKGFVSVTMRDLANELDMSLGNLTYHFKKKEELMEAIHDRIIEERNVMLDSVQMIPSIDNIHRQMVPLLQLYERYRFLQQDILEVSRAYPHLAEIMRGQFKNQIRYIKAIIDYSVGSGNMKSEARLGQYQQLAETVWMIITFWLAQRELRDQKGNLYNQARSAIWNLTIPLLTEKGLANFNKIDFNEEVIAN
- a CDS encoding replication-associated recombination protein A; its protein translation is MSLESPLAERLRPATLDEYVGQAHLVGKNSVLRTAIGSGQIPSMILWGPPGTGKTTLANIISATMNRPFFNLSAINSGVKDVREVIDKAKNQGMFSQNGKPILFIDEIHRFSKSQQDSLLGAVEKGLVTLIGATTENPSFEVISALLSRCQVYILKSLERSDLETLMEKGRLEMESSTNKKIKIAESEAMLRFSGGDARKLLNNLELIVNSNSNKTVSITNAFATECLQNTMSKYDKEGENHYDVVSAFIKSMRGSDPNASVYWLARMIAGGEDPKFIARRMLILASEDIGAANPTALVLANGCFQAINVIGYPEAEIILSQTAIYLANSPKSNATYKAIKTAKQLVAESGDLNVPLHLRNAPTKLMKQIGYGKDYDYAHDHENNFVNLEYLPSEIAGSRLYEPQNNARELADRKRLKELWKTKYGY
- a CDS encoding tetratricopeptide repeat protein, giving the protein MFGQAQTAQEYYRKAETKAKTQDFRGALNDLNKAIELDPRYIKAFNYRGYVKDELDDYYGALKDYNIAIALKGDYSDAYANRGRAKRKLNDFSGAITDYTTAIELNPSDKDSYLGRGLALKEVKNYNAAIKDLDTAAKLDPAYAKTYTLRGEIKFLKGDINGACDDILKAQKLGYMVAMASYSEYCEH
- a CDS encoding tetratricopeptide repeat protein, with amino-acid sequence MALTKKPFSYFILLAIGLVFLGHFNANCQTSKDNFIQGLLHTNRGEDEKALGFFNKALELKPDYFEAYIMRGSTYMRLADYMNAIIDFDKALELDPTLIKAYNYRGFCYVERKDLRRAIADFSKVIELKPDYPNAYESRAHARSLNNQHELALPDYDQAISMVPEFHEAYNHRAWTKLALTDTAGAISDFTKAIELSENTATYHDDRGQILLLQGNDKDAVKDFSKAIKLDPQFSDAFLHRAKAKIESGKPKTACKDLAAAAELGSKEAKTLADVHCVEEEQESQPEEAEKEPKEKKAKKPAKESESDSEEK
- a CDS encoding acyl-CoA carboxylase subunit beta; its protein translation is MQTIQSKINTNTQVFKDNREGMLKLLEKLDGHLEESRFQGQEKHIAKARSEGKMLARERLDLVLDQDSPFLELLPLAGLGGKGFGTGGTTVGGIGIVCGRLVMIVSNVGTNKSGSIDFPTLQKAMRLNEIAEENELPSISLVESSGANLPDQAKIFNLGGTNFRDITRRSKKGIPSISVVFGNSTAGGAYIPGMSDYSIFVKDQAKVFLAGPPLVKMATNEVVDDETLGGAKMHSTISGVSDFLAEDELDGIRIARDLIATLKPAKTHFQPEGLADEPVYDKEELLGIVPPDVKIPFDIRDVIARTVDGSKFTEFKPDYGETLICGWANIHGYPVGIIANNGVLFSESANKGTHFIQLCNKNDVPLLFFQNITGFMVGKDYEQGGIIKHGAKLINAVSNSEVPAITIMMGASYGAGNYAMMGRAYQPRFLFSYPNARIAVMGPEQLAGVMEIIQRQAVQKAGGEYDEVQGKMLRDHMVNEAVKQSDAWYSSGQIWDDGVIDPRDTRNYLGMCLAIVNNAPIKGTDSYGIFRM
- a CDS encoding von Willebrand factor type A domain-containing protein, with amino-acid sequence MKKLIQILLGIISHLMITSLALAQIGTGGIYGIVTDEKGEPIPFASVLVLQSGQQIAGMATDFDGLYKIRGLQPGPYNLRVSSVGFQAEEKQSVIVKAEQNISVDFHLQTGIKLDEVQIVNYMVPLIEKDGGSAMTVTSNGLFPYRHGGGNLLSGDNTSSSSRRNSKNSIVSGSNIQKMAGRGAASVVTTVAGVQNNDGSIGLIRGSRDGSTSTYIDGVKVRGSSSLPQAAYEQVQVLTSGIPAQFGDANGGVVSITTSAGFRDLRIISAREDNSSRKKKHLKPEGLTAGYDLYRQQSFKNVFAEPLSTFSIDVDAASYSQIRRSLNMGSLPPVEVVRIEEMINYFKYDYPQPEGEDPFNIITEVADCPWNSANKLVHIGLQGKELQMEERPKNNLIFLIDVSGSMSDQDKLPLLKQSLRLLVKELEETDKISIVVYAGAAGLVLPSTSGDKKQQLLEAIDRLSSGGSTAGGAGIELAYSIAEKEFIKKGNNRVILCTDGDFNVGVSSDEGLEKLIEKKRESGVFLTVLGFGTGNFQDQKMEKLADKGNGNFAYIDNLQEAQKVLVQEFWGTLFAIAKDVKIQVEFNPGNVLAYRLIGYENRRLAAEDFNDDRKDAGELGAGHTVTALYEVIPAGSILPDGRPLVDTLKYQLAKPVLAAGNDDELLTVKLRYKKPDGDVSKLLIKPLANQSAELDSSSVNMRFSAALAQFGMILLDKELEKAQRLGQIQRVIDMAEKSKGSDEDGRRAEFIRLAELAMVME
- a CDS encoding tetratricopeptide repeat protein, whose translation is MKQLVLVISFALVCTLTYSQTAEESFKTGLTQLESKNYAEAIDAFNKAIAGDKENTTYLLKRGEAKYGSGKGILAIQDFNKVIQLDEANSAAYALRSAIYVDMKDYKSAIEDCKKAIELDPKNELAYVRMGDAYFFQQPADYIEAMKSYNYAININEKNKTALHNRGFAKRELKDYYGAIDDFNKAILIDAEYGSAYMNRGVCKSLVGDNAGACIDWYLAGEMGQAEANDYIQSRCNQ
- a CDS encoding carboxypeptidase-like regulatory domain-containing protein — translated: MKNLVHILMGVLGQLLITSTTLAQVHAGAIFGTVVSESKEAIPLCTILLMKNSQISAGIITDAEGNFILGNVESGLYDLKISSVGFSSKYIRDIRIDGNEVSIPPIEMRWGVQLSSVICSAYRPYCIKPCGFGCICECCVPPSEFHGKEPANHSGAIVSVDTTSFLALTSWRSKK